TCTGTTGTTTTTGTTCTGTTTCTGTTGGCAAAATTCCTTAATCATGTATTTTGTTCAAGTCTTCATTTTAAGAGGTCTCTATAGTCAATCAATACTCCTCCTAACTAATTACTATAAATGAAGTAttgaattttgttttaattttaaaaacatttaaattagatttatttttttcatttaatattaagtaggcttaattccattttgggcccctgatctttcaaaaatgggCGATCTGGGCCCCctgtgtttaaacgtagcggtcagacACCCTAAAGTTTCAAAAAAGTGCGTTCCAGGTCCTTCTGTTAGTGCCGTttgtttgaccaaacggagccagtgacgtggattttcttattcattttaacattaatttttttacacaaaaatccccccccccccaaatcaGAAACACGATTCTCCCCAAATTGTAAAGcctttattaattaaaaaaattctaaaatttcATCCCCAAATTGCAAGAAAATCATCAGATTTCATCACAACCAGATTTCCAGATTTCATATATTGATCAACTATCAACCAAGGACCTCCATTAAAATCCCGCTTTAGATCATCCAAGCTTAAAAATCATATCTCCAAGCCAATCACTTCCATGTGCTATTCAGGTGCCACAGACAATGAAGCCTAATAGTCATGAACTTGTGACCCACCATTATATCCAAGAGCTTGACAATCACAAACTGCCACCGTGGAAGGAAGTTCTTGCGCCTTACTTCACGAGAGAGGATAAGTTCAAAGCAAAAGGGATTTGGCTCGCCACGCACCTCTGCTTCCAAGGGAGGAAAGGATGGGAAGGGAAgttcagatctttctcctcCTGATTTCGATTCCATGGCgtgagagaaagaagaaattgaaacgCTGTTGAGGCGGAGAGATGGCGAACACAGCAGATCCAGAAGGCGTtccctcaccaccaccaccaccataacgACATCCCCACCGTCCCTTACACCCCACTCCGCTGCAAGTCATGCTCCTCCCTCCTCAACCCCTTCTGCATCGTCGACTTCACCGCCAAGATATGGATCTGCCCCTTCTGCTTCTCCCGCAACACTTTCCATCCTCACTGCGCCCAAATCCAGAggagagagagatcgagagagagagagagagcgagagcGAGATGCAGAGGAGAGAGCGAGACCGAGAGAGCGAGCGAGTCTGAGAGATTTGGGGTTGTGGGGTGGGGTGATGTTGGGGTGAGGTTGAGGAAGCCAtggaaggaggaaggaggaagaagaaagaagaagaaagaaaaagaagcgtgaaagagggagagaggttcgagtgtgagagagagagagagataagaggggtaatttttgggtaaaaaaataatcttaaaataaaaaagtaaatccACATCACtgctccgtttggtcaaactaacggaacttaacagaagggccccgatcgcacgtttttgaaacgttggggtggCTGACCGCTACATTTAAATACGGGGagccccgatcgctcatttttgaaagatcaggggcccaaagtggaattaagcctattaAGTATCAGCATGATGATGAGACTGATATTTGAAGAATTAAGATGATGTAGCATTACTTTTAATTTGAATTAGGtttaaatacatatatattCACACATTTCTATTACATCATCTATCgtatctttctctttttcttctctttctgtATCCAACAAATCATATTAGTGCAATTACCTTCTTTTTTTCAAAGGTGAATGTTTTTAATCATGTCAGAATCCTACAACTGAGGAGTCCATTGCGTGGACCGCTCATATCAACTTGGAGCGGACGATTGTCACCCTTGATTCCGAGGGCTCGGTTAAGGGTTTTGCTCAGACTCAAGAGGATCAGACGGAGGACTCTAACAAGGAGGAGGACCCATCAGAGGAGGCGTCTCAGTAGCCTCTTGGAGGGAAAGACTCTGGCAGGGAATCAACGGCGTAAGAGTAAGAGGTCACAGTCCCGCCGACTATGGCTATGGCTGACAAGGAGCCTGAGCCTTCTTTAGTCTTGCTGCATAACGAGCTATTCAATCAGGAGAACCGGTAGACTTGGTTTATATGGCTCTTATCTTTTGTACATTCAGATCTTGAGTGATTATAGTTCGGTGTCGTGCTTTACTAGTGGTCTCCTACGCAAGATTACAAGGAGCTGACCGAGTATGGAGTCGTCCATACATGGTGTACTCTCCTTTTTGTGTGGAGCAGACACACGAGTGTCATATTTGGCCCGAGTGTACTCTCATGGATGGCACCTTGACAGATAAATGCGACGTTTATTCATTCGGTGTTGTTCTATTTGAAGTGCTATGTTCAAAGCCAATTGATACAATTATGAAGATGCGTGAGTGTCGCCAGCAGCCAAGTCAGGAAATAGAAATGTCTAATTCGTATTCTATTCCTCATGATATGAAGGTCCAAGCCTAGGATATTGATCCAGCTCTAGCAGGAAATATTACACCAGTGTTATGAAGCATATATAGATATCACAGAGAGGTGCTTGAAGTACGAACCAAATGAACGACCAAACATGGGCGAAGTGGAAGTGCTACTTGAGCACGCTGACTTTGCAATAGGAAGCAGACAGCACAGGTACCAGTGGTGATTATCTCTCATTATTCACTAGCATTACACAAACACAACAACAATAAGAGGCTCGATTGTCAGCTAAGAATATATTGTTTTTATGAGTCATGGGTGCATTCCGTATTATTTCTTTGTTGGTCCGCAACTTGCAACATCAACCACGGCTTGATGATGAAGCTATTAATCCTCCTTTATGTAAcactaatataatttttttgctgtagaggtctctgaagaaggtTTGAGTTAATATGTGATGGTGTTTTACTGTgtaattatgttatttttagCATTACTTCATGGGAAGATTTGGCCTCTAACTTTGTTAGCAAATTATTCCCTCCTTCCAGgcagggttgttaatggcggatagcgtagtGTAGCGGCAAGCCCAGAAAACGCTATTTCGAGTGCTATTGCGGCGCTATAGCGGCAAATAGTGCAAATAGCGGTGAATAGTAGAGTAGCGGTGAACCCCCAGGACGCTACGCTATAGGCTATTGCgccgctatagcgcgctattaacaagTCTGCTTCCAggtccccgagggttagctcaagtggtaagagttaggggacataaggtTGGGGGgattgaagggtgaagggtccaggtTCGAACTCTGtggaggactaatttactactaacatttgtctataaaaaaaatcccCTCCTTCAACGTACAAAGTTCAACGTACAAAGAGGTGACATGAGAACATTGGCGTTTGGGGGAAAAGGCTAAAATTAAACATGAGACGAAGTCAATTGAGTTGATTAAATCACCAGAATGCAATCACATAATAACTCATTTTAACAATTTACAAGTTTATGGATTGCAGTGACAATCACTAACTGGAAGCTATGTAGTCAATATCAATGTAAGAGAAAAAATTCTACTAGCTACCAGTAATGTCTAAAAAGTTAAAGAAAGTTACAAATGGTTCATAGCTTCGAGAtaacaatgaagaaaatctgTAAGCTTATTTAACTggatcacaataacctgaaacaGTGAAACGTGTAAAGCACTCATACCATATCTTGTTTCATTGTGATTTGTGATAGGAAGTACCCAAATTTGAACAAGGTCCCTATCTCCTTAAAGTTCAGGCATGCCCCTTCCTGTTTTAGCATCATATGTCTTCTCTACCACAAGATCCATTGGAGTATCTCTGGGACCAACTGCCAAAAATGAAAACCATGATAAGATAAAAATAACTGTCGAGATTGATGGTGGAAACAAAAGAATGTGTTCATATGTTCATGTCAACTACCCCAGCCTTGAACCTAGATTCTGACATTAAAATTGAATAATACATAAGACTCAAATCAATCAATCCAAATAACACTGATCAACACATTATTAGGGTTATACCATACAAATGAAGCTTTCTACTTGAGTTTCTGCATATGCAGAGTCAGAGCATGTTAATGTTTGACATTCTTCAACATACTATACATAGGTTTTCATTAAGCTGTTTTGCGAACTATAGTTATGATtgaattttaacaaaaaaatgagtatgtttcaaaaaaaactatagTGTAAGGTGGCAGTGCTTCTTCAATGACAAGTTGATATTGAGCTCATGGCTAACCACTTATGTCGACGGGCATTTAGGGAAGAAGGGGAGAGGTAACTCATAGGAACTTGATGAAATTATAGGATTTCATATTCTAACAGAACTAAATGAGAAAATCAACTGTCACCATAATCTggttaatttaaaaaatcatcTAGTTCGACAATATGCACATGAAATTAGCCAGCGATTACTTGCTCTCTCAGTCTGCATACACCGTATTTTTACCTTGTACACACATCTCATCTAAAATTTAAATCCATGTTCATTTTCAGTTTCTGTCCATTCTCTCTAGGCTCTTGCCGCATTTTTCGACAACTATAACAATAAAAAATGTAAGCTATTCAGATACTTACGAACTGACGGTCTTGCGGTAGTTCGTATCTTCAAGATCTCCGGACGAGGGATTATAGAGCCAGATGCTCCTATTCCTCTGGATACTCTGACTCTAGTTCCATCTTCAAGATATTTAATCCCAATCTTGCAAGGATTCCTGCATAACTTAAAATTAGTTAATTTCTTATATGTTATCCCGAACCTCAGGAGATGCAATCGCCAGTTCAATTTCTAAACACATGTGCTTACCCCGTCACTGGGTCACGAACTTGCACATTGGAGGCATGAATTGGGGCTTCAACTGTAAAGATGCCCCCTTCATGACCTTGCCCTTGCTTGATATGCTTCTTTACCTATaaagagaaagaataaaagcATTGGAACCGGATAACATTGCGCGAATACACACCATCATCACATACCCAATGGTGACAATTAATGAATATTCTGAGATTGATAATGGAATTGAAAACAAAGACACTTAATCAAAAGTTATATAGTGGTGTGTTAGTCATCTCATCTCTCACCAGTCCcgaaggttagctcaagtggtaagagctaagggacataagggtttggGGGGAAATGCATGAAGGGtacagggttcgaaccctaaggaggactaatttactaacataataatatttctaacaactaacattggtctatcaaaaataaaaatctcatCTCTCACCAGATTTTTACCCTCAACAATGACACGATTCTGCGAGCGAATGACACGCTTAATAAGGCCAGTCTCACCCTTATCTTTGCCTCTTATAATCATAACCTGTTACAAATGAACATATGAGTAAGATTATAATTATAAAGTAAAAGTGAAAGCAGGAACAattttgggttgggttggattggaTTGGCTTACATTGTCCCCTCTGACAATTTTCCAGTTCCTAATGAGTTTCTCAGCTGCTTTCCAACCCATTTCAGGATAGCCCTACACTCTaaaatcattgaaaaaaaacaagaaaaagggTCAATAAGTTTTGATGCAAAGGAAGAAAGTTTCATTCACCCTCAACGAAATGGAAGTACCTGAGATGTCAGCGTGTGTGTGATGAGACTGGTTTGTTAATTAGGTGCACGCCGTCGCTGGCCTAGGTGCCCGCCGTCGTCTCGCTCGATCGTCACTGCCCTTCTAGCCTTCAGAGATACAATGAATaggaaataattattattattttttatttcaaaaccaATTTGGACCAGTTATGTTAACTGAACTGGATTTTGTAAATGCATTGCatcaattttttaatcaaatggGCTGGGCTCGacattttttaaaacattttcgACTAGTTCATAGGTCGTCATTTTTAGTGTAGCAAAACTATTAGATAGTTAGACTCATTAAGCATTTTAGGTTAGGGTTCGATCCTGAACAATGACATAAAGAAGCATTTGTTATGAGATGTCTACTCATTTACTGTTATCTTTAAGTCTCAATGGATTAGTCTCATAACTATCATCAGTGAATTTACTTTTAGAAAAAAGAATATAATTTGTTGGACCGTTTttgtaacatattttttttgagTGTTAAGATTATACAATACTTCTGCCATGGAAGTGGGTCAACATTTCTACTGGCAAATGGCAAATGGGAGATTTCCAAGTGCATGCCCAATTACTTATTATTTTGTAGGTTGTGATTGCTatcttattagttttttttataggcatctTATTAGTTTATATATACACGGATTCACCTCTTTTTCACCTTaattttctatctatttctctctcatttatcCATTGAATCATCTAtatctttattttctctctcatttattCCTATCTTTATCTTCCTCCACCTTTCCACGGTGGCTTATATGGTGCATTTGCATCAAATGTGCTGCACGGTGCATTAGCGAATGTTTGtaataacaaaaaatataaatgaaattaaaataccGGAAATTACCGATATTGTCCTTTTCATATACTATACCCCTTTGCGGTCCCCCTTTACCCATACACAACTCCATTCGTCCAGTATTAGAAAAGGGGGTTTTCCAATTGCAACCTTGGCGCTACCAGAGTATGGTTCCTGCGCTTACACCCTAAACACGATGCAAGGTTCCAGATGAAGGGCTATTAGTCACCGATGTTGTTTTCAAGTTAATTGTTTCATTTCCTTCCCCAGAAGCAGATCGTTGGCGAAACCCTAAGGTTTTAGGGTCCGAGGTCTTTGAGTTTGAGAATCAGAACATTACAACAAAAAGGTATTTACAGGTATAAATGAGTGGATGGTGGGCAGCTAGTATTTGTATAATTACTGTTATTTCGTTTGAAAAATCCATTGCTAGGCGATAATGGACTTTGTTTTTGATTGTTCTAGGAAAGGCGAATGGATTATTCAAGTCAATCCGTTTGCTGTGATGGAACAGGCGGAGAAAAGGTATGCTAATTAGATCAATTCTCATGGAATCTTTTACCTGATATGGATTTGGATCTATTAATCGAACAAGGTAATTAATGGATGTGTTATTGTTATGAAGGTTCTGGAGGAGTTGTCCCTTTTTGAACAAGATGATGGTGAAATCGAAACTGATTATGTAGATGTTGCTGAAGATGTTCTGAAATATTTTACTGAAGACATTAGTAGCTCTGCCCATTCTAGTGTTGCGTGTGGTGTTCGATTCAGTGAAGATATGGGAAATGGTGAAGAGAATTCCATGGCTACAACAGAGGTAAACAGTGTATCTGATATTTGTGCAATTGACATGAAGACTTTTATCCCAATTCAAGTAGCAAGATATGATTTTGTTAGCTTGGAGGTTGCATTCATGTTTTACGCGCATTTTGCACGTGCCAATGGATTCTGTGTTAGAAAATACAACATTATTAGAAGCAGGAAGACAAGTGAGATTTTGCAACAGGAATTTGTTTGTAACAAGAATGGTAAGAGAGAAAACCGGGGCGTATCGGTTGAACAAAGAAAAAGGACACCTAGGAGGGAAACCAGATGTGGGTGTAAAGCTATGTTTCGGGTACATGTTGATGTAACCACATCTCGTTGGTACTGCACTTTGTTTACAAATGATCACAACCATGAGTTATTTGATGATGTGGATTGTGGCTTGCAAGCTCCACATAGAAAGCTTAGTTTGAGCGACATTGTTCAGCTCAATGGCATGAAGGATGTTGGCATGGGTGTTCCTCACATGTGGCGTGCTTTTGCAACTCAATGTGGAGGCTTTGAGAATATCCCGTTCACAAAAAGGTCTGTATACAATCAGATTGGCAAGCAACGACAAATGCAAAAAAGCGATGCTTCCTCCGCAATGCAGTTCATTGGTAAGTTGAGTTCCATAGACAATGATATGTATTGGGAGCGCACTATTGATAATGAGCGTAGACTTCAACATTTGTTTTGGTCCGATGGCATTAGTCGGTTGAGTTACAAGGTTTATGGTGATGTGCTAGCTTTTGATGCAACCTATTCGAAAAATAAGTATTTGTTGCTCGTAGTTGTCTTCTCGGGGGTAAACAACCATAACCGAACAACCATTTTCGCTACTGCTATTGTTGCTAATGAAACAGAAGAAACATATGTTTGGCTACTTGAGGAATTCCTGAAAGCAATGGATGGTAAACATCCAAAAACTGTTATAACAGATGGGGCTGTAGTGATGAAGAATGCAATCCACCGGGTGTTTCCTAATGTACAGCATCGTTTGTGTGCTTGGCACCTTCTTTGTAACGCGAATACTAGAATTGGAAACCCGCAGTTTACTCAAGCTTTCAAGAGGTGCATGTTTGGTGACTATGATGTTGGCAAATTTGAAAAAAAGTGGGATGATATGGTTGCAAAGTTTGGATTGCAAAACAACAAATGGGTTCAAGCACAGTACGCTACAAGGAAAAAGTGGGAAGCAGCACATTTGAGGGGGAAATTCTTTGCTGGATTCCGGACAACGTCTAGATGTGAGGGTCTGCATTCTGAGCTTACGAAGTTTGTTCACTCGCGTCAGAACTTGACTGATTTCTTAGTGCAGTACCACCACTGTTTGAAGAACATGCGTTATAGAGAGGTGGACGATGATTTTCATTCCATAAATGGGAATCCTGTTCCACAAACAAAGATGGAGGCCTTAGAGATTTCTGGTGGGAAACATTTTACAAATGCCATTTACTTGCTATATGTCAGTGTCATTAAAGAGGCTGCTTTGCTGAAGGTATTACAATGCCACGAGGCATTAACATGCACCATTTATACTGTAGCGAAGCTAATATCAGGGGCGAAGGAATGGCATGTTTCTGTTTATGGAGAACCAGTTGACTATAAATGCTCATGTATGAAAATGGAGTCACGAGGATTACCTTGCGAGCATATAGTTGCTGTGTTACACCATTTGAAGATTGATGAGTTGCCTCAGTGCTTAATACTGAAAAGATGGACCAAAGGTGCAAAGGATGGGGTCTATAGTGCGAAGGGTGCTGGAGGGGTATGTTGGGATTCGCAGAAAAGTGCTAGATGTGGAGCCTTGATGGAATTATACAGAGTTCTTAGTGAACTAAATTCAGACACACTGGAAGATTTCAACAATGCAAGGAAGAATGCTAATCAGCAAATAGAGTTGGGAAGAGCAAAGAGATCTTGCCAAAGAGGAGATTTATCAGtcaataaaaatgatttttcaaaTCTGAGGGACCCTGTGCGTATACGGGCAAATGTGCGTGTTGGAAAGGGTTCATCGGCTTCGGGCGTGAGAGCCAAACGTGTCTTAAATTGTTCACTTTGTAAGCAACCTGGGCATAACAAACTTACGTGCACATATCTGGCAAGCCAAGGTCAATCTGTTGGACATGTGGAAACAGACTATGACCTCTTTAGTGTAGAAGATCTCAACGTTGACAATGTAAGTTGTCTGGTAAAGTTCAACTCTGCATCATTTACTATGTTTGTGTAAACTAGTGTACTGATCTTGATATTTTGATTGGTCTGATTTTCAGTGACTGCAGTTGACACCGGGACTTTGGTAGCTGATGCATAAGGaaagtttggaatttggaatttgtaGGACTCTTCTGTTGTAATGTTTATGACCTGTTGTTGTTATGTTAGATGGACGAAGTTTAGTCTGTGTACCAGTTTTACAATGTGTTTTTAATGTGTTTATTTGGATAATGTTAGTATGTCTACAATTTGATTTTAGTGCGTTGAAATGGATATTGTTACTTTATCTACAGTGTGATTTTAATGTGTTCAAGTGGATATTTTAACTGTGTATATTAACTGTGCATACAGTTAGTTTTAATGTGATTATATACAACgaaaaaaaatgtgattttaaTGTGTTCAAGTGGATATTTTAACTGTGTATACAGTTAGTTTTAATGTGATTATATACAATGTGATTTTAATGTGTTCAAGTGGATATTTGAACTGTGTATACAGTTAGTTTTAATGTGACTGTGTGCAATTTGATATGGTTGGTATTTATACAATCTAAGGTCAGTGTTGTCTTCTTGTTACTTTAGGTTTTCTGTGTTTGTCTTGAGTAGAACCCCAGGTAAACAGCAGATATAGTTAGAAACCAAAAATGTGGGTAAGGGAAACCTGTCTATAATCAATCAATATTTTGGTCGACCTCATGTCAAAGGAAAAAAACAGAGTTTAAGTGAGCCCAAAAGTAATAAGTTTGTCCAACCCACGAAAGTTACAGGTCCATGCTACTACAAGCGTGTATGCCTGACGAGTTTGAGGTTTTAGTGAAACATATCAAAACACTATACTACAATTCAGTGTCATTAACCTAATTACAAAAAAGATGCCGCTAAACATGGTTGGAAATGTTGCGTAATATTTTTCCTTCACTTCTGGACTTGACGTTGCATAATCCGTTCCCAGAAGGTCTCCACTTTTGCCTCAAGTGCCACCCAAACCTCATTGTGTGGTCCAGAAATTAACTCCAACGCAACCTTCATCCTCAATGCTTCCTCCTCGCTTAACTGTCATGAATGAGAGACTTTAGTCCATTGGATATGTAAGACTTGTTAGTAatcattttaaaagtaaaaccCCCTTACCCTTGATTGAACGTTAGGTTGGAATGATGGCCCCATACTGATCCAATCAACAACCCAGATGGGTGAGTTGTATCGACTTGGCTGTTGAAGATCCATTGGAGGTTGGACTTGAACCACTTGCCATGTATTGGCATCAACACCCCCATGACACATACTTTTAAACATGTCCATGGATAAAAGCTTTGTAATGACCTGACACTAAATACATAAAAAATGTAATGTTACGGATTAGTGGTTTGGAATTTTTAGAAAGGGTTAGGGTTACTGTACTAAGTTAGCACTACTTACTATTTTCTCCATGTGCAATTGTTTATCGAGGAGTAATTTTGCCCCAAAGTCAGAGTCAAAGTGATATACTTGACGTTCCTCTATTGCGATAACCATCAAATAGAAGTGTCCACCTCCGTCATCGATTGGAATGTATACCTGCAATTTACAGTTTAGATTTCAGACTTGTCTACTACTTAGATCATAAGTAAGGCACAATGCACATATGCACTCACGTATTTCAGTGATTGATAAGGATGTAGCCAATCTTCCATAAAAGTTTCCACAATATAGTCAATATGATTACCATTCTTGATGCTAGCCTGTCTAAATTACAATAGGAAGTAGGAAGTGGCTAAGCATTACTTTGATATGTGACATAAACAGGCTTATGTAACATAATGTTGCTATTGTAGGTAAAGTGACTCACTGCGAACTCTAAAGGTAAACTCCAAATTGTTTGAGGCCTCTTATTGACTTGGAACCAGGTTATTTTTGCAGCCATGAAATTGATCATCTGGCCATATGAAATTAGTATTAATTCACTTTTAAATTTGAAACTAGTTACATAACATAAATACAATAAATAAAACCTTACTTGTGGGTTTACAATGGTTTGTGGTTTGAGGCAATCAAAATCATTCACCGTTGCAGTAGTATTCCCTACTTTAAATATCACTTCACTAATCCACATCACATTTATTTCTGGTTAGTCAATAAAACTCAGTAAGATTCATTTGTATGGTATTGCTGTACACAAGGTACTACTCTATGAGTTACCTTTGATCAGTCTCGCGGTGGAAAACATACGCAGCTAGGT
This is a stretch of genomic DNA from Lotus japonicus ecotype B-129 chromosome 1, LjGifu_v1.2. It encodes these proteins:
- the LOC130732365 gene encoding uncharacterized protein LOC130732365 — translated: MGWKAAEKLIRNWKIVRGDNVMIIRGKDKGETGLIKRVIRSQNRVIVEGKNLVKKHIKQGQGHEGGIFTVEAPIHASNVQVRDPVTGNPCKIGIKYLEDGTRVRVSRGIGASGSIIPRPEILKIRTTARPSVLGPRDTPMDLVVEKTYDAKTGRGMPEL
- the LOC130716378 gene encoding protein FAR1-RELATED SEQUENCE 5-like, producing MDYSSQSVCCDGTGGEKVLEELSLFEQDDGEIETDYVDVAEDVLKYFTEDISSSAHSSVACGVRFSEDMGNGEENSMATTEVNSVSDICAIDMKTFIPIQVARYDFVSLEVAFMFYAHFARANGFCVRKYNIIRSRKTSEILQQEFVCNKNGKRENRGVSVEQRKRTPRRETRCGCKAMFRVHVDVTTSRWYCTLFTNDHNHELFDDVDCGLQAPHRKLSLSDIVQLNGMKDVGMGVPHMWRAFATQCGGFENIPFTKRSVYNQIGKQRQMQKSDASSAMQFIGKLSSIDNDMYWERTIDNERRLQHLFWSDGISRLSYKVYGDVLAFDATYSKNKYLLLVVVFSGVNNHNRTTIFATAIVANETEETYVWLLEEFLKAMDGKHPKTVITDGAVVMKNAIHRVFPNVQHRLCAWHLLCNANTRIGNPQFTQAFKRCMFGDYDVGKFEKKWDDMVAKFGLQNNKWVQAQYATRKKWEAAHLRGKFFAGFRTTSRCEGLHSELTKFVHSRQNLTDFLVQYHHCLKNMRYREVDDDFHSINGNPVPQTKMEALEISGGKHFTNAIYLLYVSVIKEAALLKVLQCHEALTCTIYTVAKLISGAKEWHVSVYGEPVDYKCSCMKMESRGLPCEHIVAVLHHLKIDELPQCLILKRWTKGAKDGVYSAKGAGGVCWDSQKSARCGALMELYRVLSELNSDTLEDFNNARKNANQQIELGRAKRSCQRGDLSVNKNDFSNLRDPVRIRANVRVGKGSSASGVRAKRVLNCSLCKQPGHNKLTCTYLASQGQSVGHVETDYDLFSVEDLNVDNMDEV